The genomic interval GACGGCGCCGATCCGGTGCCCCCTGCTCGTCAGGGCCGTGGCGCGCTGAGTTCGCGCAGGGAGGACAGGAACAACTCGTCCATCCGCGGACTCAGGTCGGACAAGGTCGGGGCCCCGGCATAGCCGGCGGAGCCGAAGACCCGCTCGAGTTCGGCGGTGGCGGTGGTCGAACCGATGGAAAGGCAAAGGCAGGCAACGCCGTCCATGCGAAGTTCCTCGAGGGCCTTGTGCGCGTCGGCTTCGGCATATCGTCCTTCGTAACCGTCGTCGTAGGGTATTCCGTCGGAAAGGACCAGCAGCAGCCGGTTCTGAGTGCCGGCCTCGGATTTCAGGATCTCGCCCGCGCCGCGGATGCCGGCGCCCAGGCGGGTGTAGTCCGACGGTTGCAATTGGTTGAGCCGGGCGCGCCCGATAGCGCCGAAACGCTGGTCGAAGGTCTTGATCGCGGGTAGGTGGACCGCGTTGCGACCCTGCGACCGGAACGCGTAGACGGCGACGCGGTCGCCGAGTTCCTCGAGCGTGAGCGCCAGGGTCGCGGCCGCGCGCCGCTGGTGATCGTGGACGGTGTGGCCGTCCGGATCGGTATCGGTGGCCGAACCGGAGGCGTCGAGCAGGATGAGCACGCCGAGATTTCGCGCGAGTTTGCGATGTTCCAGATAGACGTTCTCCGGTGGTGAGAACCCGGACCGCAGATCGATGTACAGCGCGATCAGGGCCTCGATATCGAGATCGTCGCCGTCGGGACGGCCACGTAAAACCTTGGGGCCCAAGCCGACCCGGGCCAGGCGGCGGCGCAGCACATCGTCATGCGGAATACCGGCGGCGGTGATGTCGGCATCGATCGTGAGCGGAAAGTCGACGACGCGGCACCACTCCGGCCGATATCGGTTGTTGTGCACATCCCACTCCGGATGCAGCGCACCGCCCACCCCCACGGCGGCGCCGGGTTTACCGTCATCGGTGAACCGGATGTGCGTGGGGAGCGGACGTGCCTCCGGCCCGACCATCCGGGCCCGCCGGACCGAGCGCGTCTGCGCTTCGGCGCCGGCCGTGCCGTCTCCGGCCGACCGCGAACTGCCGAGCCGTTTGCGGAGTTGGTCCAGCAGGGCCTGCGAACTGAACAGCGGGTTCTCGAACAGTTTGAGGATCTTGCTTTCCCCGGATTGCTCGTCGTCGCCGTCGTTTTCGTCCTCGGGCACATCGAGTAGATCGAATTCGAGTCGCAACTCCTGGGCGGTGGCCCGGGACCCGGGGCCGGCGACCGGCGCCAGCAACCGGGAGGGCCTGAGGACGCCGAACCACTCGGGCGGGTCGGTGACTTTCGCTCGGCCCCTTGCTGTTTCGAGTGCTTCCTCGGTGCTCGACGGGCCCGGCCCGGCTTCGGCGAGCAGCGTGGCCGCGAGCGGAATCCGCGGGGCGAGCCCGGCGAGTACGCGGCGTCCTTCCAGCGCCAAGTACCGCCGGGCGATCGCGGGACGGCCCCGCAGCGGCTTGACCCACTGCTGATCCAGACTGCCCGCACCGAGTAGAGCGCTCTGGACCAGCATTTCGCGGCGCTGCTCGGCGATCGGCCGGCCCGCCGAGACGAAGACCACCTGCCCGTTCGTATGAGC from Nocardia goodfellowii carries:
- a CDS encoding nitric oxide reductase activation protein NorD, encoding MNAAEPSGPERFRLLATCLAGRSVDVAEAGPGEAAHTNGQVVFVSAGRPIAEQRREMLVQSALLGAGSLDQQWVKPLRGRPAIARRYLALEGRRVLAGLAPRIPLAATLLAEAGPGPSSTEEALETARGRAKVTDPPEWFGVLRPSRLLAPVAGPGSRATAQELRLEFDLLDVPEDENDGDDEQSGESKILKLFENPLFSSQALLDQLRKRLGSSRSAGDGTAGAEAQTRSVRRARMVGPEARPLPTHIRFTDDGKPGAAVGVGGALHPEWDVHNNRYRPEWCRVVDFPLTIDADITAAGIPHDDVLRRRLARVGLGPKVLRGRPDGDDLDIEALIALYIDLRSGFSPPENVYLEHRKLARNLGVLILLDASGSATDTDPDGHTVHDHQRRAAATLALTLEELGDRVAVYAFRSQGRNAVHLPAIKTFDQRFGAIGRARLNQLQPSDYTRLGAGIRGAGEILKSEAGTQNRLLLVLSDGIPYDDGYEGRYAEADAHKALEELRMDGVACLCLSIGSTTATAELERVFGSAGYAGAPTLSDLSPRMDELFLSSLRELSAPRP